In a single window of the Anaerobaca lacustris genome:
- a CDS encoding type II secretion system F family protein, translating to MLTAEMRQTAPGATAPPDPTGEQKPDLAGALRRAQDARPFQKVRVRSADLILFTTQLAVMLDSGVILSDALDAIGEQAGDPRFKAMILDVSERVKSGETFSKALAAYPNTFNRMFISMVKASEASGKMVEMLSVLTGYLTFEADTRKRVLGALTYPLIMVLMAIAATGTLMFFVLPRFMRIYETRGAALPRLTQVLVHFSRVLGNAELMAVLITSAILLGVGLHFWSHTTAGRRILDGLKIRIPVIGTMFVDMVVTRSMRIMATMVNTGVRLLDAIHVIQGCVDNHEFEQLWAEVDDKIQDGYQLSEAILVSERSKLISPSIIQMLRAGEKAGQLGTVCDKVSIFYEKKLAASIQNVMTVIEPLMITILGVVIGTIAIALLLPVFRVSSVIAH from the coding sequence ATGTTGACAGCAGAGATGCGACAGACCGCTCCGGGGGCGACGGCGCCGCCGGATCCGACCGGGGAACAGAAGCCCGATCTCGCCGGCGCTCTGCGCCGCGCGCAGGACGCTCGGCCGTTCCAGAAGGTGCGGGTCCGCAGCGCCGACCTGATCCTGTTCACGACGCAGTTGGCCGTCATGCTCGACAGCGGGGTGATTCTCAGCGACGCGCTCGACGCCATCGGCGAGCAGGCGGGCGATCCGCGATTCAAAGCCATGATCCTCGACGTGTCCGAACGCGTCAAGAGCGGCGAGACGTTCTCGAAGGCCCTGGCCGCCTATCCGAACACCTTCAACCGGATGTTCATCAGCATGGTCAAGGCCTCGGAAGCCTCGGGAAAAATGGTCGAGATGCTCAGCGTCCTGACGGGGTATCTCACCTTCGAGGCCGATACGCGCAAACGCGTCCTGGGGGCCCTGACGTATCCGCTGATCATGGTCCTGATGGCGATCGCCGCCACGGGCACGTTGATGTTCTTCGTCCTGCCGCGCTTCATGCGGATCTACGAGACCCGCGGGGCGGCGCTGCCCAGGCTGACCCAGGTACTCGTTCATTTCAGCCGGGTTCTCGGCAATGCGGAACTCATGGCCGTGCTCATCACCAGTGCGATCCTGCTGGGCGTGGGCCTGCACTTCTGGTCCCACACGACGGCGGGACGGCGCATCCTCGACGGGCTGAAGATCCGCATCCCGGTCATCGGCACGATGTTCGTGGACATGGTCGTGACGCGGAGCATGCGGATCATGGCCACGATGGTCAACACGGGCGTTCGCCTGCTCGACGCGATCCATGTGATCCAGGGCTGCGTGGACAACCATGAGTTCGAGCAACTCTGGGCGGAAGTGGACGACAAGATTCAGGACGGCTACCAGCTCTCCGAAGCGATCCTCGTCTCCGAGCGATCGAAGCTGATCTCGCCGAGCATCATCCAGATGCTCCGGGCCGGCGAGAAAGCCGGGCAGCTCGGCACGGTCTGCGACAAGGTCTCGATCTTCTATGAGAAGAAGCTGGCGGCGTCCATTCAGAACGTCATGACCGTGATCGAGCCGCTGATGATCACGATCCTCGGCGTGGTCATCGGGACCATCGCCATCGCACTGCTGCTGCCGGTCTTCCGGGTCTCCAGCGTCATCGCTCACTGA
- a CDS encoding HD-GYP domain-containing protein, with amino-acid sequence MPNIMTHGLTCLQRRDLERFGARIGHFGAHFAVVDAEGQILLRHDAGRFASDTEAVVEAGRAVCEAVRDRAETDDEGRVWRFCDGHVLLAAALCLPCNGPGCVRLAGAMVVDLGAEAPSADADAMRVAYLSEMMRLAAQGLRDAVRNDEQMEKMGLELAQVYEELVLLHKINTHMKVTESDGTFLQLACDSLTDIVPVEGIAIVLERMVEGERRFMVAAGSGLIDLSPHMTAVLHSRLAEDIRRGQEALLDSEVDTAFRFEWPQSVRNIIAVPLCAKGPQEARSAGRVQNAVAIIGYMVAINRIDKPDFDSTDMKLFASVASGCAVFIENGRLFNDLKELFVGSLKALTNSIDAKDQYTRGHSERVAIISQWLAERVAERERLDSEQIHRIYLAGLLHDIGKIGVDENVLRKNGKLTPEERECIQRHPSVGAGILRGIKQMQDIVPGVLHHHERVDGKGYPEGLTGREMSLTAKIVGLADSFDAMTSKRVYRDAMTVDQALDEIRKGLGTQFDEKVGTIFLESDIYHLWDRIQGNGPSAYGGRHLADYGTTAVGTLLR; translated from the coding sequence ATGCCGAACATCATGACACACGGACTGACGTGTCTGCAACGACGCGACCTGGAACGATTCGGCGCGCGCATCGGGCACTTTGGCGCCCACTTCGCCGTGGTGGACGCGGAGGGTCAGATTCTGCTCCGCCACGACGCCGGGCGGTTCGCCAGCGACACGGAGGCCGTCGTCGAAGCCGGGCGTGCCGTCTGCGAGGCCGTCCGCGACCGCGCCGAGACGGATGACGAAGGGCGCGTCTGGCGGTTCTGCGACGGCCACGTGCTTCTGGCCGCTGCGTTGTGTCTGCCCTGCAACGGCCCCGGCTGCGTTCGTCTGGCGGGCGCGATGGTGGTCGATCTGGGCGCCGAGGCGCCGTCGGCGGACGCCGACGCCATGCGCGTGGCGTATCTGAGCGAAATGATGCGGCTGGCCGCACAGGGGCTCCGCGATGCCGTGCGGAACGACGAGCAGATGGAGAAGATGGGCCTGGAGCTGGCCCAGGTGTACGAAGAGCTTGTCCTGTTGCACAAGATCAACACGCACATGAAGGTCACCGAATCGGACGGCACGTTCCTGCAGTTGGCCTGCGACAGCCTGACCGACATCGTGCCGGTCGAGGGGATCGCCATCGTGCTGGAGCGGATGGTCGAAGGCGAGCGGCGGTTCATGGTGGCCGCCGGGTCGGGACTCATCGACCTGTCGCCTCACATGACGGCCGTGCTGCACAGCCGGCTCGCCGAGGACATCCGGCGAGGCCAGGAGGCCCTGCTGGACAGCGAGGTCGATACGGCGTTTCGCTTCGAGTGGCCGCAGAGCGTTCGGAACATCATCGCCGTGCCGCTCTGCGCCAAGGGGCCGCAGGAGGCGCGCAGCGCCGGCCGCGTGCAGAATGCGGTGGCGATCATCGGGTACATGGTCGCGATCAATCGAATCGACAAGCCGGATTTCGACAGCACGGACATGAAGCTGTTCGCCTCCGTGGCCAGCGGCTGCGCGGTGTTCATCGAGAACGGACGTCTGTTCAACGATCTCAAGGAACTCTTCGTCGGGTCGCTGAAGGCCCTGACCAACAGCATCGACGCCAAAGACCAGTATACGCGAGGGCATTCCGAGCGGGTCGCCATCATCTCACAGTGGCTGGCCGAACGCGTCGCCGAACGGGAACGGCTCGATAGCGAGCAGATTCACCGCATCTATCTGGCGGGGCTTCTGCACGACATCGGCAAGATCGGTGTGGACGAGAACGTCCTGCGCAAGAACGGCAAACTCACGCCGGAAGAACGCGAATGCATCCAACGCCATCCATCCGTGGGAGCGGGCATCCTGCGCGGCATCAAACAGATGCAGGACATCGTGCCTGGCGTGCTCCACCATCACGAACGCGTCGACGGGAAGGGCTATCCGGAAGGTCTGACGGGACGCGAAATGTCGCTCACCGCCAAGATCGTCGGACTGGCCGACAGCTTCGATGCGATGACCTCGAAGCGGGTCTACCGGGACGCCATGACCGTGGACCAGGCGCTCGACGAGATCCGAAAGGGCCTGGGCACGCAGTTCGACGAGAAGGTCGGGACGATCTTCCTCGAAAGCGACATTTATCATCTGTGGGACCGGATCCAGGGGAATGGCCCGTCTGCGTACGGAGGCCGCCATCTCGCCGACTATGGGACCACCGCTGTGGGGACTCTGTTGCGATGA
- a CDS encoding 2'-5' RNA ligase family protein: protein MSRIAIDVALLPEERITRLAIATNRRLLGAQAGEIVLDEATCLPHISLAMGCIEAGRIDAIGTAMADVARDCPIGELTLTGIVTVLNARNEPNSLFAIAKTGALQTLHERIMEAMEPFVSREVTAEMIRGDEEPAQSTLAWIRNYRDKAAFAAFFPHITIGYGTVAEPMTFPIRFRTPQLALCHLGNHCTCREVLASTPTARQ from the coding sequence ATGAGCCGGATCGCTATCGACGTCGCACTGTTGCCCGAGGAAAGAATCACCCGGCTTGCCATCGCGACCAACCGCCGGCTGCTCGGGGCCCAGGCCGGCGAGATCGTCCTGGACGAGGCCACGTGCCTGCCGCACATCTCACTGGCGATGGGCTGCATCGAGGCCGGGCGGATCGACGCCATCGGGACGGCGATGGCTGACGTGGCGCGCGACTGCCCCATCGGAGAATTGACCCTCACGGGGATCGTCACCGTGCTGAACGCGCGGAACGAGCCGAACTCGCTGTTCGCAATCGCCAAGACCGGCGCCCTGCAAACGCTGCACGAGCGGATCATGGAGGCGATGGAACCGTTCGTCAGCCGTGAGGTGACCGCCGAGATGATCCGCGGCGACGAAGAGCCGGCTCAGAGCACGCTGGCCTGGATTCGGAATTATCGGGACAAGGCCGCCTTTGCCGCGTTCTTTCCGCACATTACGATCGGGTATGGGACCGTAGCGGAGCCGATGACGTTCCCGATTCGTTTCAGGACGCCGCAACTGGCGCTCTGTCACCTGGGCAACCACTGCACGTGCCGAGAGGTGCTCGCCTCGACCCCGACGGCCCGTCAGTGA
- a CDS encoding STAS domain-containing protein, protein MKINTQNYNDVTVIELQGEIDGDIADALKDTVVETVTIGRTRVVIDMSNVSSIDGQGLELLLWAREYGRRNRTQLKLAGLDETLDKILEITGLQTEFDRHTELAEAVRSFA, encoded by the coding sequence ATGAAGATCAACACGCAGAACTACAACGACGTCACCGTGATCGAGCTGCAGGGCGAGATCGACGGGGACATCGCCGACGCGCTGAAAGACACCGTCGTCGAAACCGTCACGATCGGCCGCACGCGGGTCGTCATCGACATGAGCAACGTCAGCTCCATCGACGGCCAGGGGCTGGAGCTGCTGCTCTGGGCGCGGGAATACGGCCGCCGGAACCGGACGCAGCTCAAGCTGGCGGGTCTCGACGAGACCCTCGACAAGATTCTCGAAATCACGGGGCTGCAAACCGAATTCGATCGTCACACGGAACTGGCCGAAGCGGTCCGGAGCTTCGCCTGA
- a CDS encoding response regulator: protein MTGKKVLIADDEIHIIHVVAIKLRNNGYEVVAANNGAEAYELACSEKPDLIVTDYQMPFVTGIELVEKVRSNEETRHIPVVLLTARSFAIAQEMQQSLGIEECLSKPFSPKELLKTIQDILYQRAVAVRG from the coding sequence ATGACAGGCAAGAAAGTGCTGATCGCCGACGACGAGATTCACATCATTCACGTCGTCGCCATCAAGCTGCGGAACAACGGATACGAGGTCGTCGCGGCCAACAACGGCGCCGAGGCGTACGAACTGGCGTGCAGCGAGAAGCCCGACCTCATCGTAACCGACTATCAGATGCCGTTCGTCACCGGGATCGAGCTGGTCGAGAAGGTGCGGAGCAATGAAGAGACCAGGCACATCCCGGTCGTCCTGCTGACGGCGCGCAGCTTCGCCATCGCGCAGGAGATGCAGCAATCGCTCGGGATCGAGGAGTGCCTCAGCAAGCCGTTCAGCCCGAAGGAGCTGCTCAAGACGATCCAGGACATTCTGTATCAGAGGGCCGTCGCCGTTCGGGGCTGA
- a CDS encoding GspE/PulE family protein: protein MSQILLENKMQLGQLLLARGVVTQEQIDHALAEQQDKGHRKLLGELFVEMGYCTENQIAAALAEAYGVPYAQVSPKLCDPKAVELLPREFLEAHIVLPLFKVHDVLTVAVNEPTNVFLLDEIARISGCRVRVVCSTSKDIKATLQSYLPAANVFVIDDIIDDEGLEEFTLIESITQDISNLEEVAGQSPVVKLVNYLLYNAVRENASDIHVECDEKRLRVRYRVDGKLYEKMRPPHQMHAAVVSRIKIMAELDIAQRRLPQDGGIHVLVEGRPIDLRVSVMPGNFGEKVVIRVIDPQKILYNLESLGFTYDNLLRFREVIQVPNGIVLVTGPTGSGKNTTLYAALSELNSEEVNICTVEDPVECNISGINQFQVNTGVGFEFSTALRSLLRQDPDIIMVGEIRDQATANIAVQAALTGHLVLSTLHTNDAPGAVTRLLDLGVAPYLVSASLKGVLAQRLVRKICPNCKTEYDPPPSLKRSVPSQDGEACKFYRGLGCKKCRNTGYAGRIAIHELLVPDDEMMEMINERVSAKRLRAAALAKGMTPLHFDGIEKVKAGIVSIEEVLRIAAFEAPATVES, encoded by the coding sequence ATGAGTCAGATTCTGCTTGAGAACAAGATGCAGCTCGGTCAGCTCCTGCTGGCGCGAGGTGTGGTCACTCAGGAGCAGATCGACCATGCGCTGGCCGAGCAACAGGACAAGGGCCACCGCAAGCTGCTCGGCGAGCTGTTCGTCGAGATGGGCTACTGCACGGAGAACCAGATCGCCGCCGCCCTGGCCGAGGCCTATGGCGTTCCGTACGCGCAGGTCAGCCCGAAGCTGTGCGATCCGAAGGCGGTGGAGCTGCTGCCGCGCGAGTTCCTCGAAGCCCACATCGTCCTGCCCCTGTTCAAGGTGCACGACGTCCTGACCGTGGCGGTCAACGAGCCGACGAACGTCTTTCTGCTCGACGAGATCGCGCGGATCAGCGGGTGCCGGGTGCGGGTCGTCTGCTCGACCAGCAAGGACATCAAGGCCACGCTCCAGTCCTATCTGCCGGCGGCCAACGTCTTCGTGATCGACGACATCATCGACGACGAAGGGCTCGAAGAGTTCACCCTGATCGAGAGCATCACGCAGGACATCAGCAATCTCGAAGAGGTGGCCGGCCAGTCGCCGGTGGTCAAGCTGGTCAACTATCTGCTGTACAACGCGGTCCGGGAGAACGCCAGCGACATCCACGTCGAGTGCGACGAGAAGCGGCTGCGCGTCCGCTACCGCGTCGACGGCAAGCTGTACGAGAAGATGCGTCCGCCGCATCAGATGCACGCGGCGGTGGTCTCGCGCATCAAGATCATGGCCGAGCTGGACATCGCCCAGCGCCGTCTGCCGCAGGATGGCGGCATTCACGTCCTGGTCGAGGGCCGTCCCATCGACCTGCGCGTCTCGGTCATGCCGGGCAACTTCGGCGAGAAGGTCGTCATTCGCGTCATCGACCCGCAGAAGATCCTGTACAACCTCGAGTCGCTCGGGTTCACCTACGACAATCTCCTGCGCTTTCGCGAAGTGATTCAGGTGCCCAACGGCATCGTTCTCGTCACCGGACCGACCGGATCGGGCAAGAACACCACGCTCTATGCGGCGCTGTCGGAGCTCAACAGCGAAGAGGTGAACATCTGCACCGTGGAAGACCCGGTCGAGTGCAACATCTCGGGCATCAACCAGTTCCAGGTCAACACCGGCGTGGGGTTCGAGTTCTCGACCGCTCTGCGGAGCCTGTTGCGACAGGACCCCGACATCATCATGGTCGGCGAGATCCGCGATCAGGCCACGGCCAACATCGCGGTCCAGGCCGCCCTGACCGGGCACCTGGTGCTCTCGACCCTGCACACGAACGATGCGCCGGGCGCGGTGACGCGTCTGCTCGACCTGGGCGTGGCCCCGTATCTGGTCAGCGCGTCGCTGAAGGGGGTGCTGGCCCAGCGTCTGGTCCGAAAGATCTGCCCGAACTGCAAGACCGAGTACGATCCGCCGCCGAGTCTCAAGAGAAGCGTTCCGTCCCAGGACGGGGAGGCCTGCAAGTTCTACCGGGGTCTTGGGTGCAAGAAATGCCGCAACACCGGGTACGCCGGACGCATCGCCATTCACGAGCTGCTCGTACCCGATGACGAGATGATGGAAATGATCAACGAGCGCGTCAGTGCCAAGAGACTGCGGGCGGCCGCCCTGGCCAAGGGCATGACCCCGCTGCACTTCGACGGGATCGAGAAGGTCAAGGCAGGCATCGTGTCGATCGAAGAGGTCCTGCGGATCGCCGCATTCGAGGCGCCCGCAACGGTCGAATCCTGA